The Syntrophorhabdaceae bacterium genome segment ATGAGGTCCTGCATGTCGTGCATGGGACATAACATCCCCATCCGGGGCTTTCTGGAGACGAGCTTTATCGACTGGAAGGGTTGCCTTTCATCGGTAATCTTTACCGGCGGGTGCAACTTCAGGTGCCCTTTTTGCCATAATACCGATCTTGTCCTCCATTATGATACGATGGAAGAGATACCGCTGGAACACATTGTCCTCAACCTGAGAAAGTACAAAAAATGGGTGGACAAGGTCGTTATTACCGGCGGTGAACCAACGATCCATATGAATCTCTTTCACATCATCGGCCGGATAAGGTCAGAGGACATTAAGATCAAGCTCGATACAAACGGATCATCACCCTTTATGCTGAAAGGGCTCGTAAATGACGGGCTCATCGATTATGTCGCTATGGATGTCAAGGGGCCCATCGGCAGGTATAAGAGGTGGTGCGGCGTTGATGTAAACACGAACAACATTGAAGAGAGCATCCGGTTCATCCTCGAAGGAAAGGTGGATTATGAATTCAGGATGACTGTTGTGCCGTTCCTCCACCGTGAAGAAGACGTCTACGAGGTCGCAGAATATATCCGCCACGCAAAACGGTTTACGATCCAGGAATTCAGACCCCACAATACCCTCGATACATCATACGCAAACATCAAACCCTTCTCGCCGGATAAGATAGCGAAGATCCGGGAAACAGCGGAGCAGATCATGGCAGACAGCAGCGAACAACATACAGCTATCAGCCATCAGCAGTCAGCCATAAAGGAACAATCGGCGACAACGACTGCCTCTGCAACGTCTATAGAGTAGATAATCGAATATAAAAAAGGTGAGGCTGGTTCCCAGCCTCACCTTCTCATCGTCTGATCTTCGTAGTTTCTTTCTCTATTCCAGGAAGCTATCCAGTCTTTTTCTCCGTGACGGGTGTTTCAGTTTCCGTAATGCCTTTGCCTCGATCTGCCTGATGCGCTCGCGGGTCAGGCCAAAGACCTCGCCAACCTCCTCAAGGGTATAGTCGGTCTTCTCGCCGATACCAAGCCTCATCCTGATCAC includes the following:
- a CDS encoding anaerobic ribonucleoside-triphosphate reductase activating protein, coding for MGHNIPIRGFLETSFIDWKGCLSSVIFTGGCNFRCPFCHNTDLVLHYDTMEEIPLEHIVLNLRKYKKWVDKVVITGGEPTIHMNLFHIIGRIRSEDIKIKLDTNGSSPFMLKGLVNDGLIDYVAMDVKGPIGRYKRWCGVDVNTNNIEESIRFILEGKVDYEFRMTVVPFLHREEDVYEVAEYIRHAKRFTIQEFRPHNTLDTSYANIKPFSPDKIAKIRETAEQIMADSSEQHTAISHQQSAIKEQSATTTASATSIE